From a single Rhodococcus qingshengii JCM 15477 genomic region:
- a CDS encoding DUF3151 domain-containing protein, whose protein sequence is MTQFGDLLGPKPTLLPGDDDAESALLNHAEPAQVAADHPTASIAWAYLAEAALDKGETITAYAYARTGYHRGLDQLRRNGWKGFGPVPYSHEPNRGFLRCVAVLAKAAKTIGEADEYARCLDLLEDCDPNAAEALGLG, encoded by the coding sequence ATGACCCAATTCGGTGACCTGCTCGGACCCAAGCCCACTCTGCTTCCCGGCGACGACGACGCGGAATCGGCACTGCTCAACCACGCTGAACCGGCCCAGGTAGCGGCCGACCACCCCACTGCCTCCATTGCGTGGGCCTACCTGGCCGAGGCTGCCCTGGACAAGGGCGAAACCATCACGGCCTACGCCTACGCGCGTACCGGATACCACCGCGGACTCGACCAACTGCGTCGCAACGGTTGGAAGGGTTTCGGTCCCGTGCCCTACAGCCATGAACCGAACCGTGGTTTCCTGCGTTGCGTCGCAGTCCTGGCCAAGGCCGCGAAGACGATCGGTGAAGCCGACGAGTACGCGCGTTGCCTCGATCTGCTCGAAGACTGCGATCCCAACGCCGCCGAAGCGCTTGGCCTCGGTTAG
- a CDS encoding pyridoxamine 5'-phosphate oxidase family protein, giving the protein MVTWKQFSEEVPALADAVLARFKAHKHHVLATLRKDGSPRVSGTEVEILDGRLVLGSMFGALKAKDLIRDGRYALHSNPGEHTMEGGDAKIAGLAREVTGDEFEAVLASYTYEVPKPLHLFVLDIDEVVHTTVDDEHMYVDLWKPGKEITRFTK; this is encoded by the coding sequence ATGGTCACCTGGAAGCAGTTCTCCGAAGAAGTACCCGCTCTTGCCGACGCGGTCCTAGCGCGGTTCAAAGCCCACAAGCATCACGTCCTCGCAACGCTGCGCAAGGACGGCTCACCACGGGTCAGCGGCACCGAAGTCGAAATCCTCGACGGGCGTCTGGTGCTCGGTTCGATGTTCGGCGCACTCAAGGCGAAGGATCTCATCCGTGACGGGCGCTACGCCCTCCACAGCAATCCCGGCGAGCACACCATGGAGGGCGGTGACGCGAAGATCGCCGGACTCGCACGCGAGGTGACCGGCGACGAGTTCGAAGCCGTGCTCGCAAGCTACACCTACGAAGTTCCGAAGCCTCTGCACCTCTTTGTCCTCGACATCGACGAGGTGGTGCACACGACCGTCGACGACGAACACATGTATGTCGATCTCTGGAAGCCGGGCAAGGAGATCACCCGCTTCACCAAGTGA
- a CDS encoding nuclear transport factor 2 family protein, whose amino-acid sequence MPDSKDDNSKKSAAPKGAPEKSAPTEPATVAIQKTDKASKADGDAKTASAPTVAIPKATQATTAAPTPRPKPEPATVAIPKATQPTPPPRQAPTPPPPQRAAPQPPQRAAPQRVGVAATPPPAQPMPTRIEPAAPEKTKRSGKGWYIAAAAAGVAVLAAIGVAVFVSSNSGSGESSPEAQVQTAISTYVDALQTGDLATLRTSTCGALGEYYRTIPDAAFAQVHDNAVAQKTIPQVGAVDAVRITDDTAIAQVQASLPSTGEQSWRTFDLERQDGTWKVCDPSK is encoded by the coding sequence GTGCCGGACTCGAAAGACGACAACTCGAAAAAGAGCGCAGCACCGAAGGGTGCGCCCGAGAAGTCGGCCCCGACCGAACCTGCGACTGTGGCGATCCAGAAGACAGACAAGGCCTCGAAAGCGGACGGCGACGCCAAAACTGCCAGCGCACCAACCGTCGCGATCCCCAAGGCAACTCAGGCAACCACAGCAGCACCGACACCCCGGCCCAAGCCGGAGCCTGCCACCGTCGCGATTCCGAAAGCCACGCAGCCGACACCACCACCCCGGCAGGCTCCGACCCCACCACCACCGCAGCGCGCCGCGCCTCAACCACCGCAGCGCGCCGCGCCTCAACGTGTGGGTGTCGCAGCGACCCCACCGCCGGCTCAGCCGATGCCGACTCGCATCGAGCCCGCCGCGCCGGAGAAGACCAAGCGCAGCGGCAAGGGCTGGTACATCGCGGCAGCAGCGGCCGGCGTCGCCGTCCTCGCGGCGATCGGCGTCGCCGTATTCGTCTCGTCCAACAGCGGTAGCGGTGAAAGCTCACCCGAAGCTCAGGTCCAGACCGCCATCTCGACGTATGTCGACGCTCTGCAGACCGGCGATCTGGCAACGCTGCGAACGTCGACCTGTGGGGCGTTGGGCGAGTACTACCGCACCATTCCCGACGCAGCGTTCGCTCAGGTCCACGACAATGCCGTCGCTCAGAAGACGATCCCGCAGGTCGGAGCCGTCGACGCGGTGCGCATCACCGACGACACCGCGATCGCTCAGGTCCAGGCGAGTTTGCCGAGCACGGGCGAGCAGTCGTGGCGCACGTTCGACCTCGAGCGCCAGGACGGCACGTGGAAGGTCTGCGATCCCAGCAAGTAG
- a CDS encoding cation diffusion facilitator family transporter — MGAGHGHSHGHSAADSVGVGPSPQRIRKMAIALAILVAFLVLEATVGILINSLALLADAGHMLTDVVGMAMGLTALLLAKRGSTTAARTFGWHRAEVLTAMANAVMLLAVAAWVFYEAIGRIGNEPEIPGGALIITAAAGLAANIVVMLMLRGDSKDSLAVRGAYLEVLADAVGSVGVLIAGGLVLLFNWTWADVVVGVLISLWVVPRAIKLAAASLRILTQASPADVDVEAVEADLAALPSVMGVHDLHVWTLTTGMDVATVHLTSDANSSNVLESARTVLESHGLSHATVQVESCANGEHCEKNVTW, encoded by the coding sequence ATGGGAGCAGGGCACGGTCATTCACATGGCCACTCGGCAGCAGATTCGGTCGGCGTAGGACCGTCACCGCAACGCATCAGAAAAATGGCGATCGCGCTTGCGATCCTCGTTGCGTTCCTCGTACTCGAGGCCACGGTCGGTATCCTGATCAACTCGTTGGCTCTGCTTGCCGACGCCGGTCACATGCTCACAGACGTGGTGGGTATGGCCATGGGACTGACGGCGCTGCTGCTCGCGAAGAGGGGCAGCACCACCGCGGCCAGGACCTTCGGTTGGCACCGCGCCGAAGTGCTGACCGCCATGGCCAATGCGGTGATGCTGCTGGCCGTCGCCGCCTGGGTCTTCTACGAGGCAATCGGCCGCATCGGTAACGAACCCGAGATCCCGGGCGGCGCCCTGATCATCACGGCGGCTGCCGGATTGGCCGCGAACATCGTCGTGATGCTGATGCTGCGCGGCGATTCCAAGGACAGCCTGGCCGTGCGTGGCGCCTACCTCGAGGTGCTTGCCGACGCCGTCGGTAGCGTCGGCGTTCTGATCGCCGGTGGCCTTGTCCTGCTGTTCAACTGGACGTGGGCAGACGTCGTCGTCGGTGTTCTCATCTCGCTGTGGGTGGTGCCGCGTGCGATCAAACTGGCCGCAGCATCGCTGCGCATTCTGACGCAGGCTTCGCCGGCCGACGTCGACGTCGAAGCGGTCGAGGCCGACCTGGCGGCGCTGCCGAGCGTGATGGGTGTTCACGACCTACACGTCTGGACGCTCACCACCGGCATGGATGTCGCGACAGTCCACCTGACCAGTGACGCGAATTCGTCGAACGTTCTGGAATCCGCGCGCACCGTCCTCGAGAGTCACGGTCTTTCCCACGCCACCGTTCAGGTGGAATCGTGTGCCAACGGCGAGCACTGCGAGAAGAACGTCACTTGGTGA
- a CDS encoding FUSC family protein — protein MASVSSFRPSRAGIKDRARKSVRRLQTSALPIIQCALAAGLAWWVATTVIGHHAPFFAPIAAVVSLGLSLGARLRRSFELVAGVTVGIGIGDLIISGIGSGPWQISLVVVLAMSVAVLLNSGPIFSMQAGNSAVLVATLIPPGGSGGPDRMIDALVGGLVGIAVVAIIPTHPVRRARKDAASILGTASEVLQLVADGLVANDPDPIVKALQKARATQGAIDGLRSNLLGGREISRISPLYWNSRPRLERLMATADPIDNAMRNIRVLARRSLTLVRDDEILDPRLVAQVERLSKAVEVLKDMILAEPGEQPDQAEAARVLRSVAKELKPAIVENAGLSSTVVFAQIRSLVVDLLQVAGMKRISSIATLPPTVPHPAYEPDH, from the coding sequence TTGGCCTCGGTTAGCAGTTTCCGTCCGAGCCGGGCCGGCATCAAGGACCGGGCTCGCAAATCGGTGCGTCGGCTTCAGACGTCGGCGCTACCGATCATTCAATGTGCCTTGGCGGCCGGATTGGCGTGGTGGGTTGCCACCACGGTGATCGGGCACCACGCGCCGTTCTTCGCGCCGATTGCCGCTGTGGTCTCGCTCGGTCTGTCGTTGGGTGCACGACTACGACGCTCGTTCGAGTTGGTTGCGGGAGTCACGGTCGGTATCGGAATCGGTGATCTGATCATCTCCGGTATCGGGAGCGGACCGTGGCAGATCAGTTTGGTTGTCGTGCTGGCGATGTCCGTCGCGGTGCTTCTCAACAGCGGGCCGATCTTCTCCATGCAGGCGGGAAACTCGGCTGTGCTGGTGGCGACGCTGATCCCGCCGGGCGGCAGCGGCGGTCCCGATCGCATGATCGATGCCCTTGTCGGTGGTCTGGTGGGTATCGCGGTGGTCGCGATCATCCCCACCCACCCGGTACGACGCGCGCGCAAGGATGCTGCATCGATCCTCGGAACAGCTTCCGAGGTACTGCAATTGGTGGCAGACGGCCTCGTCGCGAATGACCCGGACCCGATCGTCAAGGCACTGCAGAAGGCGCGCGCAACTCAGGGTGCCATCGACGGGTTGCGCAGTAACCTTCTCGGCGGTCGCGAGATCAGTCGAATCTCCCCGCTGTACTGGAACAGTCGGCCTCGCCTCGAAAGGCTCATGGCGACAGCCGATCCCATCGACAACGCGATGCGCAACATTCGAGTGCTCGCGCGTCGTTCGTTGACGTTGGTCAGGGACGACGAGATCCTCGATCCGCGTCTGGTGGCTCAGGTCGAGCGCTTGTCGAAAGCCGTCGAAGTTCTCAAGGACATGATCCTGGCGGAGCCGGGGGAGCAGCCTGATCAGGCCGAAGCAGCGCGCGTCCTGCGCTCGGTCGCGAAGGAACTGAAACCGGCGATAGTGGAGAACGCGGGCTTGTCCTCGACGGTGGTGTTCGCCCAGATTCGATCGCTGGTCGTCGACCTGTTGCAGGTCGCGGGCATGAAGCGAATCTCGTCGATCGCCACTCTGCCGCCCACCGTGCCTCATCCCGCCTACGAGCCGGATCACTGA